The following are encoded together in the Anopheles nili chromosome 3, idAnoNiliSN_F5_01, whole genome shotgun sequence genome:
- the LOC128723561 gene encoding gamma-1-syntrophin produces MKINASKMATPIEEKVDQNLKTRTGMVMISDGKSKPELARLHLSMEMITIQKQDTTTPAPTPTNATHPPIESKERMVQITRQKVGGLGLSIKGGAEHKLPILISRIYKDQAADATGQLFVGDAIIKVNGEYITACPHDDAVNILRNAGDIVVLTVRHYRAATPFLQKQLSRETPESDNDATCAELKADENWKSVNSSRPVSISSEPENRWIDLVSVPLMMAYVTRYIYGTDKLRPNAFEVRGLNGTTTGIIHCDDLAILSQWLKYITDNVVGLTSLQMKLFNRNFPVGERIEYMGWVNEGVINNHISWQSYKPRFLVLKGTEVMLFDSPPLNVTGLTKANVAYKVYQTMFRVVKESETVDSRQHCFLLQSSGHEPRYLSVETRQELLRIENSWNAAIVTSVIKLGRKTFAVSHHGKTGGLTLDWQAGFSLTEGAEAAVIWQYKFSQLRGSSDDGKSKLKLHFQDHETRTIETKELECHVLQSLLFCMHAFLTAKVASVDPTFLSSIQQA; encoded by the exons ATGAAGATCAACGCGTCCAAGATGGCGACCCCGATCGAAGAGAAAGTTGATCAGAATCTGAAG ACCCGCACCGGGATGGTGATGATAAGCGATGGCAAAAGCAAACCAGAACTCGCCCGGCTGCACCTTTCGATGGAGATGATCACGATCCAGAAGCAGGACACGACAACGCCCGCCCCGACGCCCAcaaacgccacccacccacccatcgagTCTAAG GAACGCATGGTACAGATCACACGCCAGAAAGTGGGCGGCCTTGGGCTGAGCATAAAGGGTGGCGCCGAGCATAAACTGCCGATACTGATATCGCGGATCTACAAGGACCAGGCGGCCGACGCAACAGGTCAGCTGTTTGTTGGCGATGCCATCATCAAG GTAAATGGCGAATACATCACGGCCTGTCCGCATGACGACGCGGTGAACATCCTGCGAAATGCCGGCGATATAGTCGTACTGACCGTGAGGCACTACCGCGCCGCGACACCATTCCTGCAAAAACAAT tGAGCCGAGAAACGCCCGAATCGGACAACGACGCGACGTGCGCGGAGCTGAAGGCGGACGAAAATTGGAAATCGGTCAACAGTAGCCGGCCGGTGTCCATCAGCTCGGAGCCGGAAAATCGATGGATCGACTTGGTTTCGG TACCGCTCATGATGGCGTACGTCACGAGGTACATCTACGGCACGGATAAGCTGCGACCGAACGCGTTTGAGGTGCGAGGACTAAACGGGACCACCACGGGCATTATCCACTGCGATGATCTCGCCATTCTGAGCCAGTGGCTCAAGTACATCACCGACAACGTGGTCGGGTTGACTAGCTTGCAG ATGAAGCTGTTCAACCGGAACTTCCCGGTCGGCGAGCGGATCGAGTACATGGGCTGGGTGAACGAGGGTGTCATCAACAACCACATCTCGTGGCAAAGCTACAAACCGCGCTTCCTGGTGCTCAAGGGCACGGAAGTGATGCTGTTCGATTCGCCCCCACTCAACGTGACCGGGCTGACGAAGGCGAACGTCGCCTACAAGGTGTACCAGACGATGTTCCGCGTCGTGAAGGAATCGGAAACGGTGGACTCCCGGCAGCACTGCTTCCTGTTGCAAAGTTCGGGCCACGAACCGCGCTACCTCAGCGTGGAAACGCGCCAGGAGTTGCTGCGGATCGAAAACAGCTGGAACGCGGCGATCGTCACCAGCGTCATCAAGCTGGGC cGCAAAACGTTCGCCGTGTCGCATCACGGAAAAACGGGTGGCCTCACGCTCGACTGGCAGGCCGGATTTTCGCTCACCGAAGGCGCCGAAGCGGCCGTTATCTGGCAGTACAAGTTTTCGCAGCTTCGCGGCTCCAGCGACGATGGCAAGTCGAAGCTGAAGCTACACTTCCAGGACCACGAAACGCGAACCATCGAGACGAAG GAGCTCGAGTGTCATGTGCTGCAAAGTTTGCTGTTCTGCATGCATGCCTTTCTGACGGCCAAAGTCGCTTCCGTCGATCCCACCTTCCTGAGCTCGATCCAGCAGGCCTAG
- the LOC128723347 gene encoding mitotic spindle assembly checkpoint protein MAD1-like, translated as MEISIDGDETLTTYGLASSAAIGSSRLSFENNVSFELNRKKRRISGVACDSGASETVHDGNISTESYASGTTTYTTSIAQSPWETRRVKADLIEAQTRITLLKKELEHLNTEMATTQLRNQHKVSSLEQEATFNGKKLADLEKHLQVVRKREHVAKEELVKTRNQFTQLKQVADDRQFELRQALKRMEEKYDSETGELNTEIRDLTSQVTDLEQQLTLAQDELDTTREINDTLQAKADAFDRTKRELEQTQDRLAEAESRVKTLEYEVGSYEDWKNLSKVSSARLSNATEIERENVRLKEQVTNLQDLIGNKLLLEEQVSGLQTRLEQFEQKEAQTATLELRVKELEQELVDWQQLGRDYSSSGTTTTTPASMRKHIQEILQKDVVLASEQSSAKTEKSQIQSRIDELRCENELLNGHLADYRRAQEGLQNIVHRAQKKLNLVTGERDYLKQLLESYENDLTINHSVVGGENEKKHLRARIDMLEKTLTGYKDLCQKQEAEIQADKLIPDISFVLTSERYEKLRKEIDELRMDNERLKRRKDELELEVENLTLRAEIKGSSDMLIRFRNSPALEAFEAHDANTAKLMAEIERLRLRVRHLQEANDDLTECLNNTDETGNITAKMQEFSDLRQQLKDLQAKYDQRKELFQQTSEDFRSVVNLLFGYKVDRISANYFRLRSQYAEAPDEYLNFALAPDGSMLTLLESEYAASLRELVETQFKTHNSIPVFLSSLTVELFNRTTMTVRY; from the exons ATGGAAATCTCCATCGACGGCGACGAGACGCTAACAACGTACGGGCTCGCCTCATCCGCCGCGATCGGTTCCAGTCGTCTTAGTTTCGAAAATAACGTCTCCTTTGAGCTGA ACCGCAAGAAACGCCGCATATCTGGTGTTGCGTGCGACAGTGGGGCCAGCGAAACGGTGCACGATGGAAATATCAGCACGGAGTCGTATGCTTCGGGCACCACAACCTACACGACCAGCATCGCCCAGAGCCCGTGGGAAACGCGTCGCGTAAAGGCGGACCTAATTGAGGCACAAACACGG ATTACGCTTCTGAAGAAAGAGCTCGAGCATCTGAACACCGAAATGGCCACCACACAGTTGCGCAACCAACACAAGGTGTCTTCGCTGGAGCAAGAGGCGACGTTTAACGGGAAGAAGTTGGCCGATCTGGAGAAACATCTACAGGTGGTGCGAAAGCGCGAGCACGTAGCCAAGGAGGAGTTGGTGAAAACGCGCAACCAGTTCACGCAACTCAAACAGGTGGCGGACGATCGGCAGTTCGAACTGCGGCAAGCACTGAAGCGGATGGAGGAGAAGTACGACTCAGAAACCGGCGAGCTCAACACGGAGATCCGCGACCTTACGTCACAGGTGACGGATCTGGAGCAGCAGCTAACACTGGCACAGGACGAGCTGGACACGACGCGGGAAATCAACGACACGCTGCAGGCGAAAGCGGACGCGTTCGATCGGACGAAGCGCGAGTTGGAGCAAACGCAGGACAGGCTGGCGGAGGCGGAATCACGCGTGAAAACCCTCGAATACGAAGTCGGCAGCTACGAGGACTGGAAGAACCTATCGAAGGTGTCCTCGGCTCGGTTGTCGAACGCAACCGAGATCGAGAGGGAAAACGTCCGGCTAAAGGAGCAAGTGACGAATCTGCAGGACCTAATCGGGAacaagctgctgctggaggaacAGGTGTCCGGCTTGCAGACCCGCCTGGAGCAGTTCGAGCAAAAGGAAGCGCAAACGGCGACACTGGAGTTGCGGGTGAAGGAGCTTGAGCAGGAGCTCGTCGACTGGCAGCAGCTCGGAAGGGACTACTCGTCGAGCGGGACGACCACAACGACCCCGGCGTCTATGCGCAAACACATCCAGGAGATCCTGCAGAAGGACGTGGTGCTGGCGAGCGAACAGTCATCGGCTAAGACGGAGAAGAGCCAGATCCAAAGCCGCATCGATGAGCTACGGTGTGAGAACGAGCTGTTGAATGGACACTTGGCCGATTACAGACGCGCCCAGGAAGGGCTCCAGAACATCGTGCATCGAGCGCAGAAGAAGCTGAACCTGGTCACCGGAGAGCGCGACTATCTGAAGCAGCTGCTGGAAAGCTACGAGAACGATCTTACGA TTAACCATTCCGTTGTGGGCggcgaaaacgagaaaaaacaccTGCGAGCGCGTATTGATATGCTTGAAAAGACACTGACCGGGTACAAGGATCTCTGCCAGAAGCAGGAAGCCGAGATACAAGCCGACAAGCTGATCCCCGACATTA GTTTCGTGTTAACGTCCGAGCGGTACGAAAAACTGCGTAAAGAAATCGACGAGCTGCGAATGGACAACGAGCGACTTAAACGCCGCAAGGATGAGCTAGAGCTGGAGGTAGAAAATCTAACGCTCCGAGCAGAAATCAAGGGCTCATCGGACATGCTGATCCGGTTCCGCAATAGCCCTGCGCTCGAAGCATTCGAAGCGCATGATGCCAACACAGCGAAGCTAATGGCGGAGATCGAGCGGTTGCGCCTtcgcgtgcgtcacctacagGAGGCAAATGACGATCTGACGGAGTGTCTGAACAACACGGACGAAACGGGCAACATAACGGCAAAGATGCAAGAGTTCTCTGACCTACGCCAGCAGCTGAAGGATCTGCAAGCCAAGTACGACCAGCGGAAGGAGCTCTTTCAGCAAACGTCGGAGGACTTCCGCTCGGTCGTGAACCTGCTGTTCGGCTACAAAGTGGACCGAATCAGCGCCAACTACTTCCGGCTGCGAAGTCAGTACGCGGAGGCGCCAGACGAGTATCTTAACTTTGCGCTAGCCCCGGACGGCAGCATGTTAACGTTGCTGGAGTCGGAATACGCCGCATCCCTGCGGGAACTGGTCGAAACGCAGTTCAAGACGCACAACTCGATTCCCGTTTTTCTGAGCTCGCTTACGGTCGAGTTGTTCAACCGAACCACGATGACGGTTCGGTACTAG